The Achromobacter pestifer genome includes a region encoding these proteins:
- a CDS encoding transporter suffix domain-containing protein, translating into MSLPDEPAPPSPSAGWRFKCGIGLFIIAFALWFLIPVAGYMDVPGPRIAALTGTIFIANKVLLLSCIAVMGKEGFQRLKSIVFGHAKKLAPVQKVGPVRHAIGLVMFFLPILTSVLEPYIDEMWPGLRPNLWQAQLAGDIMLIASFFVLGGDFWSKLRALFVRTA; encoded by the coding sequence ATGTCATTGCCAGACGAACCGGCCCCACCCTCGCCCTCGGCGGGGTGGCGCTTCAAATGCGGAATCGGATTGTTCATCATTGCCTTCGCCCTGTGGTTCCTCATCCCGGTGGCGGGCTACATGGATGTGCCGGGTCCGCGCATCGCCGCGCTGACCGGCACCATCTTCATCGCCAACAAAGTCTTGCTGTTGAGCTGCATCGCCGTCATGGGCAAGGAGGGCTTCCAGCGGCTCAAGTCCATCGTGTTCGGCCACGCCAAGAAACTCGCTCCCGTGCAGAAAGTCGGCCCCGTGCGCCATGCCATCGGCCTGGTCATGTTCTTCCTGCCCATCCTGACCTCGGTGCTGGAACCCTACATCGACGAAATGTGGCCGGGCCTGCGGCCCAACCTGTGGCAAGCGCAGCTGGCTGGGGACATCATGCTGATCGCCAGTTTCTTCGTGTTGGGCGGGGATTTCTGGAGCAAGCTGCGGGCGCTGTTCGTGCGCACGGCATAG
- a CDS encoding PhzF family phenazine biosynthesis protein: MQQLDIYQVDAFTAAPFGGNPAAVVPLQAWLPDATLQRIAEENNLSETAYFVRKGDAYELRWFTPAVEVDLCGHATLASAWVLFEQLGAKEDVLRFATRSGELQVRRAGDRLAMDFPAKQPAAQEIPPGLLQALGLPGAQALYQTDDYLVVIDDEALIDALKPDFAALAAFDVRGVAVTAPSAQFDFVSRWFGPRVGVNEDPVTGSAHTSLAPYWAQRLGKRSLSAQQGGARKGQLHCEVLDNGRVIISGQAALYMRGAIYI, translated from the coding sequence ATGCAGCAACTCGATATCTATCAGGTAGACGCTTTCACCGCCGCGCCCTTCGGCGGCAATCCCGCCGCGGTGGTGCCGCTGCAGGCGTGGCTGCCGGACGCGACGCTGCAGCGCATCGCCGAAGAGAACAATCTGTCGGAGACCGCCTATTTCGTGCGCAAGGGCGATGCTTACGAACTGCGCTGGTTCACGCCCGCGGTCGAGGTCGACCTGTGCGGCCATGCCACGTTGGCCTCGGCCTGGGTGCTGTTCGAGCAATTGGGCGCAAAGGAAGACGTGCTGCGGTTCGCCACGCGCAGCGGCGAACTGCAGGTGCGCCGCGCGGGCGACCGGCTGGCCATGGATTTCCCGGCCAAGCAGCCCGCAGCCCAGGAGATCCCGCCGGGTCTGCTGCAGGCGCTGGGCCTGCCGGGCGCGCAGGCGCTCTACCAGACGGACGACTATCTGGTGGTGATCGATGACGAAGCGCTGATCGATGCCCTGAAGCCGGACTTCGCCGCGCTGGCGGCCTTCGACGTGCGCGGCGTGGCGGTGACGGCGCCGTCGGCGCAATTCGATTTCGTGTCGCGCTGGTTCGGGCCGCGCGTGGGCGTGAACGAGGATCCGGTGACCGGATCGGCGCATACCTCGCTGGCGCCGTACTGGGCTCAGCGCCTGGGCAAGCGCAGCCTGAGCGCGCAGCAGGGCGGGGCGCGCAAGGGCCAGCTGCATTGCGAGGTGCTGGACAACGGCCGCGTGATCATCAGCGGCCAGGCGGCGCTGTACATGCGCGGCGCGATCTACATCTGA
- the nadA gene encoding quinolinate synthase NadA, with protein MDTPNRRYVEFDLPATPSCTSAIGQAWARVPEPLPAGERAACVARIRELLARERAVLVAHYYVDAELQELAEETGGCVGDSLEMARFGRDHEARTLVVAGVRFMGETAKILSPDKRILMPDLDATCSLDLGCPAADFAAWCDAHPDRTVVVYANTSAEVKARADWVVTSSIALDVIADLHARGEKILWAPDRHLGDYVQRQTGADMLLWQGSCLVHDEFKGTELELLRAEHPQAKVLAHPESPAAVLAQADVVGSTTQLIEAARKFDAGLLIVATDQGILHKMRAAAPGKTFLAAPTAGNSASCKSCAHCPWMAMNALSNLAETLEHGRNEIRLDPALGLRAKAPIDRMLDFADRRKRRVQASGDLARDTALYASVGPA; from the coding sequence ATGGACACCCCCAACCGCCGGTATGTCGAATTCGATCTGCCTGCCACGCCGAGCTGCACCAGCGCCATCGGCCAGGCCTGGGCCCGCGTGCCCGAACCCTTGCCGGCCGGCGAGCGCGCCGCCTGCGTGGCGCGCATACGCGAACTGCTGGCGCGGGAGCGCGCCGTGCTGGTCGCCCACTACTACGTGGATGCGGAATTGCAGGAACTGGCCGAGGAAACCGGCGGCTGCGTCGGCGATTCGCTGGAGATGGCGCGCTTCGGGCGCGACCACGAAGCCCGTACGCTGGTGGTGGCCGGCGTGCGCTTCATGGGCGAGACGGCCAAGATACTGAGCCCTGACAAGCGCATCCTGATGCCGGACCTGGACGCCACCTGCTCGTTGGACCTGGGCTGTCCGGCCGCCGATTTCGCGGCCTGGTGCGATGCCCATCCGGACCGGACGGTAGTCGTCTATGCCAACACCAGCGCCGAGGTGAAGGCGCGCGCGGACTGGGTCGTGACCTCGTCCATCGCGCTGGACGTGATCGCCGACCTGCATGCGCGCGGCGAGAAAATCCTGTGGGCGCCGGACCGCCACCTGGGCGACTACGTGCAGCGCCAGACCGGCGCCGACATGCTGCTGTGGCAGGGATCGTGTCTGGTGCACGATGAATTCAAGGGCACGGAGCTGGAACTGCTGCGCGCCGAGCATCCGCAGGCCAAGGTGCTGGCGCACCCGGAATCGCCCGCGGCGGTGCTGGCGCAGGCGGACGTGGTGGGCTCGACTACCCAGCTGATCGAGGCCGCGCGCAAGTTCGATGCCGGCCTGCTGATCGTGGCGACCGACCAGGGCATCCTGCACAAGATGCGCGCCGCAGCGCCCGGCAAGACCTTCCTGGCCGCGCCCACCGCGGGCAACAGCGCCAGCTGCAAGAGCTGCGCGCATTGCCCCTGGATGGCCATGAACGCCTTGAGCAACCTGGCCGAGACGCTGGAGCACGGCCGCAACGAGATCAGGCTGGATCCGGCGCTGGGCCTGCGCGCCAAGGCGCCGATCGACCGCATGCTGGACTTCGCCGACCGGCGCAAGCGCCGCGTGCAGGCCAGCGGCGATCTGGCGCGCGACACGGCCCTGTACGCCAGCGTCGGGCCGGCCTGA
- the nadB gene encoding L-aspartate oxidase: MEFDVIIIGSGLAGMAAALELAPRRRVALVSKGALRDSASNRAQGGIAAPLGAQDSVEAHVNDTLVAGAGLCDLPATRGIISRACGAIAWLQEQGVAFTPERDGLHLTREGGHGLRRIAHAADATGSAIIAALEDRVRRQPGITLLEAHCAVDLILDGTAGTAGTRCRGVRLLDLRRGRIFDAAAGHVVLATGGAGQAYQTTTAPPAATGDGIAMAWRAGCRIANMEFTQFHPTGLHHAQAAGFLISEAVRGEGGVLRLPGGARFMPAHDARAELAPRDIVARAIQGEMERHGLACVQLDISHQPPEFLREHFPTIHARCLALGIDITKASIPVSPSAHYTCGGIVADLAGRSDLSGLYAVGEAACTGLHGANRLASNSLLECVVTGRAAAQDILEQKPEDVPGRRRAADEIALPASPDLAWLRRDLRQLMSRDVGVLRSDTSLARAAAFIGPLRAQIEARLLREGPSLELLELRNLAVVADLIVRAASARGESRGAHFNRDRPGSDAVDLRLRAPAAPA; this comes from the coding sequence ATGGAATTCGACGTCATCATCATCGGCAGCGGGCTGGCTGGCATGGCCGCGGCGCTGGAATTGGCTCCGCGGCGGCGCGTCGCGCTCGTCTCCAAGGGGGCGCTGCGCGACAGCGCCAGCAACCGCGCGCAAGGCGGCATCGCCGCGCCGCTGGGCGCGCAGGACAGCGTCGAGGCGCACGTCAACGACACCCTGGTCGCCGGCGCCGGCCTGTGCGACCTGCCGGCCACGCGGGGCATCATCTCCCGGGCCTGCGGCGCGATCGCCTGGCTGCAGGAGCAGGGCGTCGCGTTCACGCCGGAACGGGACGGACTGCATCTGACGCGCGAAGGCGGACACGGCCTGCGCCGCATTGCGCACGCGGCGGACGCGACCGGCAGCGCCATCATCGCGGCGCTGGAGGATCGGGTGCGGCGGCAACCCGGCATCACCTTGCTGGAAGCGCATTGCGCCGTGGACCTGATTCTGGACGGGACCGCAGGCACGGCCGGGACGCGCTGCCGCGGCGTGCGCCTGCTGGACCTGCGCCGCGGGCGGATTTTCGACGCAGCGGCCGGTCATGTCGTGCTCGCCACGGGCGGTGCGGGGCAGGCATACCAGACGACTACCGCGCCGCCGGCCGCGACCGGCGACGGCATTGCCATGGCGTGGCGCGCGGGCTGCCGGATCGCCAACATGGAGTTCACGCAGTTCCATCCCACCGGCCTGCATCATGCGCAGGCCGCCGGCTTCCTCATTTCCGAGGCCGTGCGCGGCGAGGGCGGCGTGCTGCGCCTGCCCGGCGGCGCGCGCTTCATGCCGGCGCACGATGCGCGCGCCGAGCTGGCGCCGCGCGACATCGTTGCCCGCGCTATCCAGGGCGAGATGGAACGCCATGGGCTGGCGTGCGTGCAGCTGGACATCAGCCACCAGCCGCCTGAATTTCTGCGGGAACACTTTCCCACCATCCATGCGCGCTGCCTGGCGTTGGGCATCGACATCACAAAGGCTTCCATCCCGGTCTCGCCGTCCGCGCATTACACCTGCGGCGGCATCGTCGCCGACCTGGCGGGCCGCAGCGATCTGTCTGGCTTGTATGCGGTGGGCGAGGCCGCCTGCACCGGACTGCACGGCGCGAATCGCCTGGCCAGCAATTCGCTGCTGGAGTGCGTGGTGACGGGGCGGGCTGCGGCGCAAGACATACTCGAGCAGAAGCCGGAAGATGTCCCCGGTCGGAGGCGGGCCGCCGATGAAATCGCGCTGCCGGCGTCTCCCGACCTGGCCTGGCTGCGGCGCGATCTGCGCCAGCTGATGAGCCGCGACGTGGGCGTGCTGCGCAGCGACACATCGCTCGCGCGCGCAGCGGCCTTCATCGGTCCGCTGCGCGCGCAGATTGAGGCGCGGCTGTTGCGCGAGGGGCCTAGCCTGGAACTGCTGGAACTGCGCAACTTGGCCGTGGTGGCAGATCTCATCGTGCGGGCGGCAAGCGCGCGTGGTGAAAGCCGGGGGGCGCATTTCAACCGGGATCGTCCGGGCTCGGACGCCGTGGATTTGCGATTGCGCGCGCCTGCCGCGCCAGCGTAG
- a CDS encoding helix-turn-helix domain-containing protein, with protein MQETYALHEGAFGRAVVLELRDDLIAHAHAEVQLALWLGGARVLGHVGQTPVPYSEHLALGTNTYESHDARLLERSRPAIFLVLYIAKPWLDERRAATGRPFHFAAPGVPIDAAVRQGCWRLLDKIVAPHEHPGADLDAEVEALLQAAIDSSTGPERPRSLMPAAPALDRRLRAAIAYMREHAHEPITAEEVASRVGLSRGHFFALFRDQLNTTPQVFWSAVRVEEAVRLLVQQEQPLTSVALDLGFSTPGNFSRFFREHMGVSPSRFRRAATGAAQHLLTGVS; from the coding sequence ATGCAGGAGACCTACGCCTTGCACGAAGGCGCGTTCGGCCGCGCCGTCGTGCTGGAACTGCGCGACGACCTGATCGCGCACGCGCACGCGGAAGTGCAGTTGGCCCTGTGGCTGGGCGGCGCGCGCGTGCTGGGGCATGTCGGCCAGACCCCGGTCCCCTATAGCGAACACCTGGCGCTCGGCACCAACACCTACGAATCGCACGACGCGCGGCTGCTGGAGCGCTCGCGCCCAGCGATCTTCCTGGTGCTCTACATCGCCAAGCCCTGGCTGGACGAGCGGCGCGCCGCCACCGGCCGGCCGTTCCATTTCGCCGCTCCTGGCGTTCCGATTGACGCGGCAGTGCGCCAGGGCTGTTGGCGCCTGCTGGACAAGATTGTCGCGCCGCACGAACACCCGGGCGCCGACCTGGATGCCGAAGTGGAGGCCCTGCTGCAAGCGGCGATCGACTCGTCCACCGGACCCGAACGCCCGCGCAGTCTCATGCCCGCCGCTCCGGCGCTGGACCGCAGGCTACGCGCGGCGATCGCCTATATGCGCGAACATGCCCACGAACCGATCACGGCCGAGGAAGTTGCCAGCCGCGTGGGCCTGTCGCGCGGCCATTTCTTCGCGCTGTTCCGAGACCAGCTCAACACCACGCCGCAGGTATTCTGGAGCGCCGTGCGCGTGGAGGAAGCGGTGCGCCTGCTGGTGCAGCAGGAACAGCCGCTGACCTCGGTGGCGCTGGACCTGGGTTTCTCCACGCCCGGCAATTTCTCGCGCTTCTTCCGCGAGCACATGGGCGTATCGCCGTCGCGCTTCAGGCGCGCCGCAACAGGCGCCGCACAGCATCTGCTGACCGGTGTTTCCTGA
- a CDS encoding alpha/beta fold hydrolase, whose translation MSTQHVNGMAVEIDGGGPALLCIHGLGGSSNTWTPVMGAFDGFRVIRPDLPGSARSALGEKRLSIAAYVDALAGLLDALDVDAAHIAAHSLGTVVAQHLAVTHPGRVKSLALFGPLASPPDAGRPGIRARAQLARGGDAAMQEIADAIVKAATSAQTKQDQPAVLALVRESVMRQPPEGYAQSCEALADAQPATVETIGAPALLVTGDQDGVAPPANVETLAARMPGSRRIVLDGCGHWTTYEKPQACMQALREFHAALR comes from the coding sequence ATGAGCACGCAACACGTCAACGGCATGGCCGTGGAAATCGACGGCGGGGGGCCTGCACTGCTGTGCATACACGGCCTGGGCGGCTCCTCGAACACCTGGACGCCGGTCATGGGCGCCTTCGACGGTTTCCGCGTAATCCGTCCCGATCTGCCCGGCAGCGCACGCTCCGCTCTGGGCGAAAAGCGCCTGTCCATCGCCGCCTATGTGGACGCTTTGGCCGGACTGCTGGACGCACTGGACGTAGATGCGGCGCACATCGCCGCGCATTCGCTGGGTACCGTCGTGGCCCAGCATCTTGCCGTGACGCATCCGGGCAGGGTCAAGTCGCTGGCCTTGTTCGGCCCGCTGGCCTCGCCGCCGGACGCGGGGCGGCCCGGCATCCGTGCGCGGGCGCAGCTGGCCCGCGGCGGCGACGCGGCCATGCAGGAGATCGCAGACGCCATCGTCAAGGCCGCGACCAGCGCTCAGACCAAGCAGGATCAACCCGCCGTGCTGGCGCTGGTGCGCGAGAGCGTGATGCGCCAACCGCCGGAAGGCTATGCGCAGAGCTGCGAGGCGCTGGCCGATGCGCAGCCGGCCACTGTCGAGACGATAGGCGCGCCGGCCCTGCTGGTCACCGGCGACCAGGACGGCGTTGCGCCGCCGGCCAATGTCGAGACCCTGGCCGCGCGCATGCCCGGGAGCCGCCGCATCGTGCTGGACGGATGCGGCCACTGGACCACCTACGAAAAGCCCCAAGCCTGCATGCAGGCCCTGCGGGAGTTCCACGCGGCGCTGCGCTAG
- a CDS encoding metal-dependent hydrolase family protein, translated as MSRIAITNVAIFDGSGMEPFQGEVLIDGARIAQVARTPEQVSREGARLIDGRGRFLMPGMTEAHTHFSWNDQPTLAAIQFMPPEEHILWCVRVAKRYLEMGWTSAIGAAAAKPRLDVVLRNAINAGECPGPRYLAGSQEITTIGALGDNSLPHMPFDELSFGSVCCGPEEIRRSARTFIKYGVDHLKINLSGEYIAGLPAEMSPFAEDEIAMLASEAKRYGKRVAAHARSSESVKQCVRHGIEMIYHASFADEEALDMLEANKDRHFVAPGIGWLIRTAFNASEYGITPAIAEQMGYKRELEIASESLRKMHKRGIRILPGGDYGFAWMPHGTNANDLQYFVDYIGMTPTEALVSATGLGGHIMQRPDELGMLRAGYLADLVMVDGDPLKDLSLLVDPDRIVLVMKDGQVCKDTRPGGRSDAAAVQTTEDLREAVAH; from the coding sequence ATGTCCAGAATTGCCATTACCAATGTCGCCATCTTCGATGGCAGCGGCATGGAACCTTTTCAAGGCGAAGTGTTGATCGACGGCGCGCGCATCGCGCAGGTCGCGCGCACGCCCGAGCAGGTGAGCCGGGAGGGCGCGCGCCTCATCGACGGGCGCGGCCGCTTTCTGATGCCCGGCATGACGGAAGCGCACACGCATTTCTCCTGGAATGACCAGCCTACGCTAGCCGCGATCCAGTTCATGCCGCCGGAAGAGCACATCCTCTGGTGCGTGCGCGTGGCCAAGCGCTACCTGGAAATGGGCTGGACCTCGGCCATCGGCGCGGCAGCCGCCAAGCCACGGCTGGACGTGGTGCTGCGCAACGCCATCAACGCCGGCGAATGCCCGGGGCCGCGGTATCTGGCGGGCAGCCAGGAGATCACCACCATAGGCGCGCTGGGCGACAACTCGCTGCCGCACATGCCGTTCGACGAGCTTAGCTTCGGCAGCGTGTGCTGTGGCCCTGAAGAGATCCGGCGCTCGGCGCGTACCTTCATCAAATACGGTGTCGATCACCTGAAGATAAATCTGTCCGGCGAGTACATCGCCGGGCTGCCGGCCGAGATGTCGCCGTTTGCGGAAGACGAGATCGCCATGCTGGCCAGCGAGGCCAAGCGCTATGGCAAGCGCGTCGCGGCCCACGCGCGCTCCAGCGAGTCGGTCAAGCAATGCGTGCGTCACGGCATCGAGATGATCTACCACGCCAGCTTCGCCGACGAAGAGGCACTCGACATGCTGGAAGCCAACAAGGACCGCCATTTCGTCGCGCCCGGCATAGGCTGGTTGATCCGTACCGCCTTCAATGCCTCTGAATACGGCATCACGCCCGCCATCGCCGAACAGATGGGCTACAAGCGCGAACTGGAAATCGCCTCGGAGTCGCTGCGCAAGATGCACAAGCGGGGCATCCGCATCCTGCCCGGAGGCGACTACGGTTTTGCCTGGATGCCGCATGGTACCAACGCCAATGATCTCCAGTATTTCGTCGACTACATCGGTATGACCCCCACGGAGGCGCTGGTTTCCGCCACCGGCCTGGGCGGCCATATCATGCAGCGGCCGGATGAACTGGGCATGCTGCGCGCCGGCTATCTGGCGGACTTGGTCATGGTCGATGGCGATCCGCTCAAGGATCTGTCGCTGCTGGTCGATCCGGACAGGATCGTGCTGGTGATGAAGGATGGGCAGGTGTGCAAGGACACTCGTCCAGGCGGGCGCAGCGATGCCGCGGCGGTGCAGACCACGGAGGACCTCAGGGAGGCCGTGGCGCATTGA
- a CDS encoding PLP-dependent aminotransferase family protein, whose product MAASATTYGRIASRLGAVIARGQLAPGDKLPSVRQLALANKVSAPTAERALRELESQGLVVARPRSGYYVAPRHQAPVARPAPQRPSALPRPVTLTGQVHDLFAQARSPDLVMLGAATPCPDWLPNRELARSVAAAHRRLGAQGVLYSVPPGRADLRRQIAKRALRWDGNLDPDKLIITAGATQAMQIALGVVTKPGDTVAVESPCYFGTLMLLKAHGLKALEIPAHADWGMDLEVLDGALKRYRIAAVIVCPTANNPSGFTMPAKAKQRLVKLIARAGVPLIEDDLYGDITMQPQREPSCKTFDTAGMVLYCSSVSKTLAPGWRTGWLEAGRYVREATEKRVEASLAGSPVMEAALADLMLNGDYDRHLRRFTARTQASMRAISARIRSTWPASTRYTQPDAGFLLWLELAAGTDTRELMRQGQAEGFSVCPGAMFSADGKRFANCLRMNTALPATPQLLAVIDRIGELIAQRAATAHPA is encoded by the coding sequence ATGGCCGCTTCCGCCACCACATATGGCCGCATTGCCTCGCGGTTGGGCGCCGTGATCGCACGCGGCCAGCTCGCGCCGGGAGACAAGCTGCCGTCAGTGCGGCAACTGGCGTTGGCCAACAAGGTCAGCGCGCCCACCGCCGAACGCGCCTTGCGTGAGCTGGAATCGCAGGGCCTGGTCGTCGCCCGCCCCCGCTCCGGCTACTACGTGGCGCCGCGCCACCAAGCGCCCGTTGCGCGTCCGGCGCCCCAGCGTCCGTCCGCGCTGCCGCGCCCCGTCACGCTGACCGGGCAGGTCCACGACCTGTTCGCCCAGGCCCGCTCGCCCGACCTGGTCATGCTGGGCGCGGCCACGCCTTGCCCCGACTGGCTGCCCAACCGCGAACTGGCCCGCAGCGTCGCTGCCGCGCATCGCCGCCTGGGCGCACAGGGCGTGCTGTACAGCGTGCCGCCCGGCCGCGCGGACCTGCGCCGCCAAATCGCCAAGCGGGCGCTGCGCTGGGATGGAAACCTGGATCCCGACAAGCTCATCATCACTGCTGGCGCCACGCAGGCCATGCAAATCGCCCTGGGCGTGGTGACGAAGCCCGGCGATACGGTCGCGGTGGAATCGCCCTGCTACTTCGGCACGCTGATGCTGCTGAAGGCGCACGGCCTGAAGGCGCTGGAGATCCCCGCGCACGCGGACTGGGGCATGGACCTGGAGGTGCTCGATGGCGCCTTGAAGCGCTACCGGATCGCGGCGGTGATCGTGTGTCCGACCGCGAACAATCCGTCCGGCTTCACCATGCCTGCGAAAGCGAAGCAGCGGCTGGTGAAGCTGATCGCGCGCGCGGGTGTGCCTCTGATCGAAGACGACCTGTATGGCGACATCACCATGCAGCCGCAACGCGAACCTTCGTGCAAGACCTTCGATACCGCAGGCATGGTGCTGTATTGCTCGTCGGTGTCGAAAACGCTGGCCCCAGGCTGGCGCACCGGCTGGCTGGAGGCCGGCCGCTACGTGCGCGAAGCCACGGAAAAGCGCGTCGAAGCCAGCCTGGCGGGATCGCCCGTCATGGAGGCGGCGCTGGCCGATCTGATGCTCAATGGCGACTACGACCGGCACCTGCGGCGCTTCACAGCCAGGACGCAGGCCTCGATGCGCGCCATCTCGGCGCGGATACGGTCTACCTGGCCCGCAAGCACCCGCTACACGCAACCGGATGCGGGGTTCCTGCTGTGGCTGGAATTGGCAGCAGGAACCGATACGCGGGAATTGATGCGACAGGGGCAGGCCGAAGGTTTCAGCGTCTGCCCTGGCGCGATGTTCTCGGCGGACGGCAAGCGGTTTGCAAATTGCCTGCGAATGAACACGGCATTGCCGGCAACGCCGCAGCTGCTGGCGGTGATAGACCGGATCGGAGAACTGATTGCGCAGCGCGCGGCTACAGCACACCCCGCCTGA
- a CDS encoding DJ-1/PfpI family protein has translation MKVAMLAYDGFTDVDLFLPWDLFNRVQDPDYVNYQGPWSVRICSDGEEVRSNTGISFRPHGKLEELREADAVFIVSGPGSRAKLADADFMARLQLDPDRQVIGAIDSGVLFLAKLGLLEGKTATTYPGVFAELESMGISTVHEALVVHGNVASAGGCLSTQDLAGWIVERLLGKEKSEAMLGMIAKVE, from the coding sequence ATGAAAGTCGCAATGCTTGCCTACGACGGGTTTACCGATGTGGACCTGTTCCTGCCCTGGGACCTGTTCAACCGCGTGCAGGATCCGGACTATGTGAACTACCAAGGGCCCTGGTCGGTCCGCATCTGTTCCGATGGCGAAGAGGTCAGGTCCAACACCGGCATCAGCTTCCGGCCGCACGGCAAGCTGGAAGAGCTGCGCGAGGCCGACGCCGTGTTCATCGTCAGCGGTCCGGGTTCGCGCGCCAAGCTGGCGGACGCGGACTTCATGGCCCGCCTGCAACTGGATCCGGACCGCCAGGTGATCGGCGCCATCGATTCGGGGGTGCTGTTCCTGGCCAAGCTGGGCTTGCTGGAAGGCAAGACGGCCACGACCTATCCCGGCGTGTTCGCCGAACTGGAGTCGATGGGAATCAGCACCGTGCACGAAGCGCTGGTCGTGCACGGCAATGTGGCATCGGCGGGCGGCTGCTTGTCCACCCAGGATCTCGCGGGCTGGATCGTCGAGCGCTTGCTGGGCAAGGAAAAGTCCGAGGCGATGCTGGGGATGATCGCCAAGGTGGAGTGA
- a CDS encoding D-amino acid dehydrogenase → MPRIAIIGAGITGVTSAYALSKLGYQVTVYDRQRYPAMETSYANGGQLSASNAEVWNSAATVMKGLRWLGRRNAPLLLNPRFSWHKYSWLAQFVGQIRNYRRNTIETTRLAIAARQHLYAMAEEEGIDFDLERRGILHIYHDAASFETARRANALLQEGGLERYAVSPEEARGIEPTLQTPCYGGFYTPSDATGDIHKFTSGLARACERRGVRFAQDADIRNISVDGAPYVLDVAREGGTRHEQHEADAIVVCAGAVSRQFARQLGDTLNIYPVKGYSISVHLDDAASQAAAPHVSLLDEAAKIVTSRLGDRFRVAGTAEFNGFNMDIRAERVQPLVDWTRKHFPGIRTSRVVPWCGLRPMTPSMMPRVGPGRRPGVFYNTGHGHLGWTLSAATAQMLAASVREGVGEV, encoded by the coding sequence ATGCCCCGCATCGCCATCATTGGCGCCGGTATCACCGGCGTCACGTCCGCCTATGCCCTGAGCAAACTGGGATACCAGGTCACCGTCTATGACCGCCAGCGCTATCCCGCCATGGAAACCTCCTACGCCAATGGCGGCCAACTGTCGGCCAGCAACGCCGAGGTCTGGAACAGCGCCGCCACCGTCATGAAAGGCCTGCGCTGGCTCGGCCGCCGCAACGCGCCGCTGCTGCTCAACCCCCGGTTCAGCTGGCACAAGTATTCATGGCTGGCGCAGTTCGTCGGGCAGATCCGCAACTATCGCCGCAACACCATCGAGACCACGCGGCTCGCCATCGCCGCGCGCCAGCATCTGTACGCCATGGCCGAGGAAGAAGGCATAGATTTCGATCTGGAACGCCGCGGCATCCTGCACATCTACCACGACGCCGCCAGCTTCGAGACCGCGCGACGCGCCAATGCCCTGCTGCAGGAAGGCGGGCTGGAACGCTACGCGGTATCGCCCGAGGAAGCGCGCGGCATCGAGCCCACGCTGCAAACCCCCTGCTACGGCGGCTTCTACACGCCCTCGGACGCCACCGGCGACATCCACAAATTCACCAGCGGCCTGGCCCGCGCCTGCGAGCGCCGCGGCGTGCGCTTCGCGCAGGACGCCGACATCCGCAACATCAGCGTGGACGGCGCGCCGTACGTGCTCGACGTCGCGCGCGAGGGCGGCACGCGCCACGAACAGCACGAGGCCGACGCCATCGTCGTCTGCGCCGGCGCGGTCAGCCGGCAGTTCGCCAGGCAGCTGGGCGACACGCTCAACATCTACCCGGTCAAGGGCTACTCCATCAGCGTGCACCTGGACGACGCCGCCAGCCAGGCCGCCGCGCCGCATGTCAGCCTGCTCGACGAAGCCGCCAAGATCGTCACCAGCCGCCTCGGCGACCGCTTCCGCGTGGCCGGCACGGCCGAATTCAACGGCTTCAACATGGACATCCGCGCCGAACGCGTGCAACCGCTGGTGGACTGGACCCGCAAGCACTTCCCCGGCATCCGCACCTCGCGCGTGGTGCCCTGGTGCGGATTGCGCCCCATGACCCCCAGCATGATGCCCCGCGTCGGCCCCGGCAGGCGGCCGGGCGTGTTCTACAACACGGGGCATGGGCATCTGGGCTGGACCTTGTCGGCGGCGACCGCGCAGATGCTGGCGGCGAGCGTGCGGGAGGGGGTGGGCGAGGTTTGA